Proteins co-encoded in one Pseudomonas fluorescens genomic window:
- a CDS encoding MetQ/NlpA family ABC transporter substrate-binding protein has protein sequence MKKLIAAFAAVAAFSAHAETLTVAATPVPHAEILEFVKPALAKEGVDLKVKVFTDYIQPNVQVAEKRLDANFFQHQPYLDEFNKAKGTSLVAVTGVHLEPLGAYSSKIKKIEDLPGGANVVIPNDATNGGRALLLLDKAGVIKLKDSKNILSTVKDIAENPKDLKIRELEAATIPRVLTQVDLALINTNYALEAKLDPSKDALVIEGNDSPYVNILVSRADNKDSDAMQKLAAALHSPEVKKFITEKYKGAVLPAF, from the coding sequence ATGAAAAAACTGATCGCTGCTTTCGCTGCCGTAGCCGCTTTTTCGGCTCACGCTGAAACCCTGACCGTTGCCGCCACCCCGGTGCCGCACGCGGAAATCCTCGAATTCGTGAAGCCGGCACTGGCCAAAGAGGGCGTGGATCTGAAGGTCAAGGTCTTCACCGATTACATCCAGCCGAACGTGCAGGTGGCTGAAAAGCGTCTGGATGCCAACTTCTTCCAGCACCAGCCGTACCTCGATGAGTTCAACAAGGCCAAGGGCACCAGCCTGGTTGCCGTGACCGGCGTACACCTGGAGCCGCTGGGCGCCTACTCGAGCAAGATCAAGAAAATCGAAGACCTGCCAGGCGGTGCCAACGTGGTGATCCCGAACGACGCCACCAACGGCGGCCGTGCGCTGTTGCTGCTGGACAAGGCGGGCGTGATCAAACTGAAAGACTCGAAAAACATCCTGTCGACCGTCAAGGACATCGCTGAAAACCCGAAAGACCTGAAGATCCGTGAACTGGAAGCCGCGACCATCCCGCGTGTGCTGACCCAGGTCGACCTGGCACTGATCAACACCAACTACGCGCTGGAAGCCAAGCTGGATCCGTCCAAGGACGCGCTGGTTATCGAAGGCAACGACTCGCCGTACGTGAACATCCTGGTGTCCCGCGCGGACAACAAGGACAGCGACGCCATGCAGAAACTGGCCGCCGCCCTGCACAGCCCGGAAGTGAAGAAATTCATTACCGAGAAGTACAAAGGCGCGGTATTGCCGGCGTTCTGA
- the cyoE gene encoding heme o synthase, with product MAVLIGERHGQAIWRDYLELTKPKVVVLMLITSLVGMFLATRAGVPWTVLVFGNLGIALCAGGAAAVNHVVDRRIDAVMARTHKRPLAEGRVSPAAALTFALVLALLGQALLLTFTNPLTAWLTLASLLGYAVIYTGFLKRATPQNIVIGGLAGAAPPLLGWTAATGHVSAEPLLLVLIIFAWTPPHFWALAIHRKEEYAKADIPMLPVTHGEHYTKVHILLYTFALLAVSLLPYVIHMSGLLYLICALGLGARFLQWAVVLYRGTRPHAAINTFKYSIWYLFLLFIALLVDHYLLLNL from the coding sequence ATGGCGGTTCTGATCGGCGAACGTCACGGACAGGCGATCTGGCGTGATTACCTGGAGCTGACCAAACCGAAAGTCGTGGTGCTGATGCTCATCACCTCGCTGGTCGGCATGTTCCTCGCGACCCGCGCCGGGGTGCCGTGGACGGTGCTGGTGTTCGGCAACCTGGGGATCGCGCTGTGTGCCGGCGGCGCGGCGGCGGTCAATCACGTGGTGGACCGGCGCATCGACGCGGTCATGGCTCGTACCCACAAACGGCCGCTGGCCGAGGGTCGGGTCTCGCCTGCCGCTGCACTGACGTTTGCACTGGTGCTGGCGCTGCTCGGCCAGGCGTTGTTGCTGACCTTCACCAATCCGCTGACCGCGTGGCTGACCCTGGCCTCGCTGCTCGGCTACGCGGTGATCTACACCGGTTTCCTCAAACGCGCTACGCCGCAGAACATCGTCATCGGCGGCCTCGCCGGCGCCGCCCCGCCGCTGCTCGGCTGGACCGCTGCCACCGGTCACGTCAGCGCCGAACCGTTGCTGCTGGTGCTGATCATTTTCGCCTGGACCCCGCCGCACTTCTGGGCGCTGGCGATCCATCGCAAGGAGGAATACGCCAAGGCCGACATTCCGATGCTGCCGGTCACCCACGGCGAGCACTACACCAAGGTGCACATTCTGCTGTACACCTTCGCCCTGCTGGCGGTCAGCCTGCTGCCGTATGTGATCCACATGAGCGGCCTGCTGTACCTGATCTGCGCGCTCGGGCTGGGCGCAAGGTTTCTGCAATGGGCCGTGGTGCTGTACCGTGGCACCCGGCCGCACGCGGCGATCAACACCTTCAAGTACTCTATCTGGTACTTGTTTCTGCTGTTCATCGCCCTGCTCGTAGACCACTACTTACTGTTGAACCTATGA
- the katE gene encoding catalase HPII: MSTKKPATDKSQMAGTDTPDRANTNAKLDSLEKFRSDATGQALRTNQGVKVADNQNTLKAGPRGPSLLEDFIMREKITHFDHERIPERIVHARGTGAHGFFQSYENHSALTKAGFLQDPGKKTPVFVRFSTVQGPRGSGDTVRDVRGFAVKFFTDEGNFDLVGNNMPVFFIQDAIKFPDFVHAVKPEPHNEIPTGGSAHDTFWDFVSLVPESAHMVIWAMSDRAIPKSLRSMQGFGVHTFRLINAEGKSRFVKFHWRPTAGTCSLVWDEAQKLAGKDTDYHRRDLWEAIEMGDYPEWELGVQVIEEENEHDFDFDILDPTKLIPEEIVPITPLGKMTLNRNPDNFFAETEQVAFCPGHIVPGIDFSNDPLLQGRLFSYTDTQISRLGGPNFHELPINRPVAPFHNGQRDAQHRTVIDKGRASYEPNSIDGGWPKETPPAAQDGGFESYPERIDANKIRQRSESFSDHFSQARLFFKSMSKHEQEHIISAYSFELGKVEREHIRVREVNEILANIDLELAKRVAANLGLPAPAKGTVEVRKTSLDHSPSLSQANLLPENIKTRKVAILAANGVDGAAIDAMKKALAAEGAHAKLLGPTSAPVKTADGKSLAVDASMEGLPSVAFDAVFVPGGAASVKALSGDGVALHYLLEAYKHLKAIALHGEAKQLLDVLKLEADAGLLEGKDVGALTKPFFAAIGQHRVWDREAKAKAIPA; the protein is encoded by the coding sequence ATGAGTACGAAAAAACCTGCCACAGACAAAAGCCAGATGGCCGGCACCGACACCCCGGATCGCGCCAACACCAACGCCAAACTCGACAGCCTGGAAAAATTCCGTTCCGACGCCACCGGCCAGGCCCTGCGCACCAATCAGGGCGTGAAGGTCGCGGACAACCAGAACACGCTCAAGGCCGGGCCTCGCGGACCGTCGCTGCTGGAAGACTTCATCATGCGTGAGAAAATCACGCACTTTGACCATGAGCGGATTCCCGAACGCATCGTCCATGCCCGCGGCACTGGCGCCCATGGGTTCTTTCAGAGCTACGAGAACCATTCGGCGCTGACCAAGGCCGGTTTCCTGCAGGATCCGGGGAAGAAAACCCCGGTGTTCGTACGTTTTTCCACAGTGCAGGGGCCTCGTGGCTCCGGCGACACCGTACGTGACGTACGCGGTTTTGCCGTGAAGTTCTTCACCGACGAAGGCAACTTCGATCTGGTCGGCAACAACATGCCGGTGTTCTTCATTCAGGACGCGATCAAGTTTCCCGACTTCGTTCACGCCGTAAAACCCGAACCGCACAACGAAATACCTACGGGCGGCTCAGCTCACGACACCTTCTGGGACTTCGTGTCGCTGGTGCCGGAATCGGCGCACATGGTCATCTGGGCCATGTCCGACCGGGCCATTCCGAAAAGCCTGCGCAGCATGCAGGGCTTTGGCGTGCACACCTTCCGGCTGATCAACGCCGAGGGCAAATCGCGCTTCGTCAAATTCCACTGGCGCCCTACCGCCGGGACCTGTTCGCTGGTGTGGGACGAGGCGCAAAAACTTGCGGGCAAAGACACCGACTACCATCGGCGCGATCTGTGGGAAGCCATCGAAATGGGTGACTACCCGGAATGGGAACTTGGCGTACAGGTCATCGAGGAGGAAAACGAGCACGACTTCGATTTCGACATTCTCGACCCGACCAAACTGATCCCCGAGGAAATCGTGCCTATCACGCCGCTGGGCAAGATGACCCTCAACCGCAACCCGGACAACTTCTTCGCCGAGACCGAGCAGGTCGCGTTCTGCCCCGGCCATATCGTACCGGGCATCGACTTCTCCAATGACCCGCTGCTGCAAGGCCGGCTGTTTTCCTACACCGACACGCAGATCAGCCGACTCGGCGGGCCGAACTTTCATGAGTTGCCGATCAATCGCCCGGTGGCACCGTTCCACAACGGCCAGCGCGATGCCCAGCACCGCACGGTGATCGACAAGGGCCGGGCCTCTTATGAACCCAACTCCATTGATGGCGGCTGGCCGAAAGAAACTCCGCCGGCTGCACAGGACGGCGGGTTCGAGAGCTACCCGGAACGCATCGACGCCAACAAGATCCGCCAGCGCAGCGAGTCGTTCAGCGATCACTTCTCCCAGGCGCGGCTGTTCTTCAAGAGCATGAGCAAGCACGAGCAGGAACACATCATCTCGGCCTACAGCTTCGAGCTGGGCAAGGTTGAGCGGGAACACATTCGTGTGCGGGAGGTGAACGAGATTCTGGCCAATATCGATCTGGAACTGGCCAAGCGTGTGGCTGCGAATCTTGGTCTTCCGGCGCCAGCCAAAGGCACGGTCGAGGTGCGCAAAACATCTTTGGATCACTCACCGTCCCTGAGCCAGGCCAACCTCTTGCCGGAGAATATCAAGACGCGAAAAGTGGCGATTCTGGCGGCAAACGGCGTCGATGGTGCCGCAATTGATGCAATGAAGAAGGCTCTGGCGGCAGAAGGTGCACACGCCAAGCTGCTCGGCCCGACTTCGGCGCCGGTGAAGACGGCCGATGGCAAAAGCCTGGCGGTGGATGCGTCGATGGAGGGTTTGCCATCGGTAGCGTTCGACGCGGTGTTCGTGCCGGGTGGCGCGGCGTCGGTCAAGGCATTGAGCGGTGACGGCGTGGCGTTGCATTACCTGCTGGAGGCGTACAAACACCTGAAGGCGATTGCGCTGCATGGCGAGGCCAAACAGTTGCTGGACGTGCTGAAGCTGGAGGCGGATGCGGGGTTGCTAGAAGGCAAGGATGTTGGCGCGCTGACCAAGCCATTCTTTGCTGCGATCGGGCAGCATCGGGTTTGGGATCGTGAGGCGAAGGCCAAGGCGATTCCGGCTTGA
- a CDS encoding cytochrome c oxidase assembly protein, whose amino-acid sequence MADSISMKKLVTRLLGVVVAMFVFGFALVPIYDVMCKAFGINGKTAGQYEGEQTVDASRQVRVQFLSTNTADMPWDFYPKHDELTANPGAVNEMIFIARNPTDKPMSAQAVPSIAPSNAAAYFHKTECFCFTQQVLQPGQQIEMPVRFIVDRDMPKDVKHLTLSYTLFDITARHPPVAANTGG is encoded by the coding sequence ATGGCTGACTCGATTTCGATGAAGAAGCTGGTCACCCGATTGCTCGGTGTGGTGGTGGCGATGTTCGTCTTCGGTTTTGCCCTGGTGCCGATCTACGACGTGATGTGCAAGGCGTTCGGCATCAACGGCAAGACCGCCGGGCAGTACGAGGGCGAGCAGACCGTCGATGCCTCGCGGCAGGTGCGGGTGCAATTTCTGTCGACCAACACCGCCGACATGCCGTGGGACTTCTATCCCAAGCATGACGAACTGACGGCCAACCCCGGCGCGGTGAACGAGATGATCTTCATCGCCCGCAATCCCACCGACAAACCGATGAGCGCGCAAGCAGTGCCAAGCATCGCGCCGAGCAATGCGGCGGCGTATTTCCACAAGACCGAATGCTTTTGCTTTACCCAGCAGGTGCTGCAGCCCGGTCAGCAGATCGAGATGCCGGTGCGTTTCATCGTTGACCGCGACATGCCCAAGGACGTGAAGCACCTGACGCTGTCCTACACGCTGTTCGATATCACCGCCCGACATCCTCCGGTGGCTGCAAACACTGGCGGTTAA
- a CDS encoding twin transmembrane helix small protein: MLKAAIVLMLIATVISLFSGLFFLVKDDSSSNRLVIALSVRVALAACTVGLIAWGFYSGQLVSHAPW, translated from the coding sequence ATGCTCAAAGCAGCGATCGTCCTGATGCTGATTGCCACGGTGATCAGCCTGTTCAGCGGCCTGTTTTTCCTGGTCAAGGACGACAGCAGTTCAAATCGCCTGGTCATCGCCTTGAGTGTTCGGGTGGCATTGGCCGCTTGCACCGTCGGCTTGATTGCCTGGGGTTTCTACAGCGGCCAACTGGTGTCGCATGCGCCCTGGTAG
- a CDS encoding methionine ABC transporter permease, whose translation MADLMSFFTNIDWYEIWLATGDTMMMLGGSLLFTVLLGLPLGVLLFLCSPRQLLEAKGVYALLSLVVNILRSLPFIILLIVMIPFTVLITGTSLGVAGAIPPLVVGATPFFARLVETALREVDRGIIEATQSMGATTRQIIMNALLPEARPGIFAAITVTAITLVSYTAMAGVVGAGGLGDLAIRFGYQRFQTDVMIVTVVLLLILVQVLQMVGDRLVVHFSRK comes from the coding sequence ATGGCAGACCTGATGAGTTTCTTCACCAATATCGACTGGTACGAAATCTGGCTGGCCACCGGCGACACCATGATGATGCTCGGCGGTTCGCTGCTGTTCACTGTGTTGCTCGGCCTGCCGCTGGGCGTGCTGCTGTTCCTCTGCAGCCCGCGTCAGTTGCTCGAAGCCAAAGGCGTGTACGCGCTGCTGTCGCTGGTGGTGAACATCCTGCGTTCGCTGCCGTTCATTATTCTGTTGATCGTGATGATCCCGTTCACCGTGCTGATCACCGGCACCTCGCTGGGCGTGGCCGGTGCGATTCCGCCGCTAGTGGTGGGTGCAACGCCGTTCTTCGCGCGGCTGGTGGAAACCGCTCTGCGTGAAGTCGATCGCGGCATCATCGAAGCGACCCAGTCGATGGGCGCGACCACTCGCCAGATCATCATGAACGCCTTGCTGCCGGAGGCCCGTCCGGGCATCTTCGCAGCGATTACGGTGACGGCGATTACACTGGTTTCCTACACGGCGATGGCCGGTGTGGTCGGCGCCGGTGGCCTGGGTGACCTGGCGATCCGTTTCGGCTATCAGCGTTTCCAGACTGACGTGATGATCGTGACCGTGGTGTTGCTGCTGATTCTGGTGCAGGTGCTGCAAATGGTCGGCGACCGACTGGTCGTACATTTCTCGCGCAAATAA
- a CDS encoding SURF1 family protein, translating into MKRFRPGVVPTLVVALLLPLLISLGFWQLGRGAEKTALLASYAERRAAEPMASTELLHSADPAFRRVHLHGQFDAAHSLLLDNRQRDGKVGVELLQPFQDQRSGQWLLVNRGWLPWSDRRITPQFKTPADAVNVDAWVYVAPGATFQLHADPVSSTWPQTVTAVEPAKLWKTLERDGFAYELRAEPGPASYQADWPVVAMGPEKHLGYAVQWFAMATALFGLYIYLGLHNAKEKHHGSGHESTQHV; encoded by the coding sequence ATGAAGCGCTTCCGGCCGGGCGTCGTGCCGACGCTGGTGGTCGCCTTGCTGCTGCCGCTGCTGATTTCGCTGGGCTTCTGGCAACTGGGCCGGGGCGCGGAGAAAACCGCCCTGCTCGCCAGTTACGCCGAACGCCGCGCCGCCGAGCCGATGGCCAGCACCGAACTGCTGCACAGCGCCGATCCGGCCTTTCGCCGGGTGCATCTGCACGGTCAGTTCGATGCGGCGCACAGCCTGCTGCTGGACAACCGGCAGCGGGACGGCAAGGTCGGCGTCGAATTGCTGCAACCGTTTCAGGATCAGCGCAGCGGCCAATGGCTGCTGGTCAATCGCGGCTGGCTGCCCTGGTCGGACCGGCGCATTACCCCGCAATTCAAGACACCGGCCGATGCCGTGAATGTCGATGCCTGGGTGTACGTCGCCCCCGGCGCGACCTTCCAGCTGCACGCCGACCCGGTCAGCAGCACCTGGCCGCAAACCGTCACCGCCGTCGAACCGGCCAAATTGTGGAAAACCCTCGAGCGCGACGGCTTCGCCTATGAATTGCGCGCAGAACCGGGTCCCGCCAGCTATCAGGCCGACTGGCCCGTAGTTGCCATGGGCCCGGAAAAACACCTCGGTTACGCCGTGCAGTGGTTCGCCATGGCCACCGCCCTGTTCGGTCTCTACATCTACCTCGGATTGCACAACGCGAAGGAGAAACACCATGGGAGCGGCCATGAATCCACCCAGCATGTCTGA
- a CDS encoding COX15/CtaA family protein, whose protein sequence is MAKPGFRLALFATLLALIVVLLGAYTRLTHAGLGCPDWPGCYGFISVPKSEAQLAHAELHYPDSPVEAHKGWNEMIHRYFAGTLGLLISILAGRAWVNRRHPGQPLKLPLFLLAVVFAQAAFGMWTVTLKLWPQVVTGHLLGGFATLSLLFLLTLRLSGVLPALTVPKRLQYWATAGLLLVIGQIALGGWVSSNYAAVACIDFPTCHGQWLPPADFANGFHLTQHIGPNYLGGQLDSDARTAIHLTHRIGALLVTVALLGLAWQLKVVGMTRLAGLVLIALAAQITLGISNVLFHLPLPVAVAHNAGGAALLLTMVLVNYHARTSLVRVKQPMLVRWRLSPRKQSAAPITIKGETPWRF, encoded by the coding sequence ATGGCCAAACCTGGATTTCGCCTCGCGCTGTTTGCCACCCTGCTGGCACTGATCGTGGTGCTGCTCGGCGCCTACACCCGCCTGACCCACGCCGGCCTCGGCTGCCCGGACTGGCCGGGCTGCTACGGGTTTATCAGCGTGCCGAAAAGCGAAGCCCAACTGGCCCATGCCGAACTGCATTACCCCGACTCGCCAGTGGAAGCGCACAAAGGCTGGAACGAGATGATCCACCGCTACTTCGCCGGCACCCTGGGCCTGCTGATTTCGATTCTGGCCGGGCGGGCGTGGGTCAATCGGCGGCATCCGGGGCAACCGCTGAAACTGCCGCTGTTTCTGCTGGCGGTGGTGTTCGCTCAGGCGGCGTTCGGCATGTGGACGGTGACGCTCAAGCTCTGGCCGCAAGTGGTGACCGGGCATTTGCTCGGTGGTTTCGCGACCTTGAGTCTGCTGTTTCTGCTGACGTTGAGATTGTCCGGCGTGCTGCCGGCGCTGACCGTGCCCAAGCGTCTGCAATATTGGGCGACTGCCGGCCTGTTGCTGGTGATCGGTCAGATTGCGCTGGGTGGCTGGGTCAGTTCCAACTATGCGGCGGTGGCCTGCATCGACTTCCCGACCTGCCACGGTCAATGGTTGCCGCCGGCGGATTTCGCCAATGGCTTTCACCTGACCCAACATATCGGCCCCAATTACCTCGGCGGACAACTCGACAGCGATGCGCGCACGGCGATTCACCTGACCCACCGCATCGGCGCGTTGCTGGTGACGGTCGCCCTGCTCGGTCTGGCCTGGCAACTGAAAGTGGTGGGCATGACCCGACTGGCCGGGCTGGTGCTGATCGCCCTCGCCGCGCAGATCACCCTCGGCATCAGCAACGTGCTGTTTCATCTGCCGCTGCCGGTGGCCGTGGCGCACAACGCCGGTGGCGCGGCGCTGCTGCTGACCATGGTGCTGGTCAACTATCACGCGCGAACCAGTCTGGTTCGGGTCAAGCAGCCGATGCTTGTGCGCTGGCGTCTGAGCCCGCGTAAACAGTCGGCCGCGCCCATCACGATAAAAGGAGAGACGCCATGGCGGTTCTGA
- a CDS encoding PA5502 family lipoprotein — translation MKPFASRYLLLVAFSVLLGACQSTPPVAEAPDARATAIAQLEQSLASSELATAEDQLAALQAETPNDQSLEQYQRQLAEAYLRRSQIVLQKGDVNAAATALARARALMPKAPALTGGVNGAITQARKAELEKAEAALQAAEAKPKAKVIDPTAESTTVALNINDSRKLRRQLDAIAADVVNYDCAVSIQAPRTNDYPWLATLITKRVKKLDPDFDLKIEKQILRSIPAQVVLSPRKP, via the coding sequence ATGAAGCCGTTCGCCTCCCGTTATCTGCTCCTTGTCGCATTTTCAGTGCTGCTGGGCGCCTGCCAAAGCACGCCGCCGGTGGCCGAAGCCCCCGATGCGCGGGCCACGGCCATCGCACAGCTGGAGCAAAGCCTGGCCAGCAGCGAACTGGCCACTGCCGAGGACCAGTTGGCAGCCTTGCAGGCCGAAACACCCAACGATCAGTCCCTTGAGCAATACCAGCGTCAGTTGGCCGAAGCCTATCTGCGCCGCAGCCAGATTGTCCTGCAGAAGGGCGATGTGAATGCTGCCGCAACCGCTTTGGCCCGCGCCCGCGCGCTGATGCCCAAGGCCCCGGCGCTGACCGGCGGCGTCAATGGCGCCATCACCCAGGCGCGCAAGGCTGAGCTGGAGAAAGCCGAGGCAGCGCTCCAGGCCGCCGAAGCCAAGCCGAAGGCCAAGGTGATCGATCCGACCGCCGAGAGCACCACGGTTGCGCTGAATATCAACGATAGCCGCAAACTTCGCCGTCAACTCGATGCGATCGCCGCCGATGTGGTGAATTACGACTGTGCGGTGAGCATTCAGGCCCCGCGCACCAATGATTACCCGTGGCTGGCGACGTTGATCACCAAGCGCGTGAAGAAGCTCGATCCGGATTTCGATCTGAAGATCGAAAAACAGATCCTGCGCAGCATTCCCGCTCAAGTGGTCTTGAGTCCTCGCAAGCCATAA
- a CDS encoding methionine ABC transporter ATP-binding protein has product MIEFQNVHKTYRVAGKDITALHPTSFSIENGQVFGLIGHSGAGKSTLLRLINRLEDSSGGKIIVDGEEVTALDANGLRRFRQQVGMIFQHFNLLASKTVADNVALPLTLAGELSRAEIDQRVAELLARVGLSDHAKKYPAQLSGGQKQRVGIARALATKPKILLCDEATSALDPQTTASVLQLLAEINRELKLTIVLITHEMDVIRRVCDQVAVMDAGVIVEQGSVAEVFLHPKHPTTKRFVQEDEQIDESEQRDDFAHVPGRIVRLTFQGEATYAPLLGTVARETGVDYSILAGRIDRIKDIPYGQLTLAVTGGDMDAAFARFTAADVHMEVLR; this is encoded by the coding sequence GTGATCGAGTTTCAAAACGTCCATAAGACTTACCGCGTCGCCGGTAAGGACATCACTGCGCTGCACCCGACCAGCTTCTCCATCGAGAACGGTCAGGTGTTCGGCCTGATTGGCCATTCCGGCGCGGGGAAAAGTACCCTGCTGCGTCTGATCAATCGCCTGGAAGATTCCAGTGGCGGCAAGATCATTGTCGACGGTGAAGAAGTCACCGCACTGGACGCCAACGGCCTGCGCCGTTTCCGCCAGCAGGTCGGGATGATCTTCCAGCACTTCAACCTGCTGGCGTCCAAGACCGTGGCCGACAACGTCGCGCTGCCGCTGACCCTGGCCGGTGAACTGTCCCGCGCCGAGATCGACCAGCGTGTGGCCGAGTTGCTGGCGCGGGTCGGTCTGTCCGATCACGCCAAAAAGTATCCGGCACAGCTGTCCGGCGGCCAGAAGCAGCGCGTCGGCATCGCCCGCGCCCTGGCGACCAAGCCGAAAATCCTGCTGTGCGATGAGGCCACCAGCGCTCTCGACCCGCAGACCACGGCGTCGGTCCTGCAACTGTTGGCCGAGATCAACCGCGAGCTGAAACTGACCATCGTCCTGATCACTCACGAGATGGACGTGATTCGCCGTGTCTGCGATCAGGTGGCGGTGATGGACGCCGGCGTGATCGTCGAACAAGGTTCGGTGGCCGAGGTGTTCCTGCATCCGAAGCACCCGACCACCAAGCGTTTCGTTCAGGAAGACGAGCAGATCGACGAGAGCGAGCAGCGCGATGACTTCGCTCACGTGCCGGGCCGCATCGTGCGTCTGACCTTCCAGGGCGAAGCGACCTACGCGCCGTTGCTGGGTACCGTCGCCCGGGAAACCGGCGTGGACTACAGCATCCTGGCCGGTCGTATCGACCGCATCAAAGACATTCCTTACGGGCAATTGACCCTCGCCGTCACCGGTGGCGACATGGACGCGGCGTTCGCCCGTTTCACCGCCGCTGACGTTCACATGGAGGTGTTGCGCTAA
- a CDS encoding cytochrome c oxidase subunit 3, whose amino-acid sequence MATHEHYYVPAQSKWPIIATFGMVITVYGLATWFNDLKAARPESHGPLIFFVGGLLLAYMLFGWFGTVIKESRAGLYSPQLDRSFRWGMSWFIFSEVMFFIAFFGALFYVRHISGPALGGEGTKGIAHMLWPNFQFTWPLLHTPDPKLFPPPKEVISPWGLPLVNTILLVSSSVTITIAHHALKKGHRGALKLWLAITVLLGCGFLALQAEEYMHAYHELGLTLGSGIYGATFFMLTGFHGAHVTIGTIILFVMLMRIMKGHFDNEHQFGFEAASWYWHFVDVVWIGLFIFVYVL is encoded by the coding sequence ATGGCAACTCATGAGCACTACTACGTCCCGGCCCAGAGCAAATGGCCGATCATCGCGACCTTCGGTATGGTCATCACGGTCTACGGCCTGGCCACCTGGTTCAACGACCTGAAGGCAGCGCGCCCTGAATCCCACGGCCCGCTGATCTTTTTCGTTGGTGGCCTGTTGCTGGCGTACATGCTGTTCGGCTGGTTCGGCACGGTGATCAAGGAAAGCCGCGCGGGGTTGTACAGCCCGCAGCTGGACCGCTCGTTCCGCTGGGGCATGAGCTGGTTCATTTTCTCCGAGGTGATGTTCTTCATCGCCTTTTTCGGCGCACTGTTCTATGTGCGGCACATCTCCGGCCCGGCGCTGGGCGGCGAAGGCACCAAAGGCATCGCCCACATGCTCTGGCCGAACTTCCAGTTCACTTGGCCGCTGTTGCACACACCGGATCCGAAACTGTTCCCGCCGCCCAAGGAAGTCATCAGCCCCTGGGGCCTGCCGCTGGTCAACACCATCCTGCTGGTGAGCTCCAGCGTGACCATCACCATCGCTCACCACGCCCTGAAGAAAGGCCATCGCGGTGCGCTGAAACTGTGGCTGGCGATCACCGTGCTGCTGGGTTGCGGCTTCCTCGCCTTGCAGGCCGAGGAGTATATGCATGCCTATCACGAACTGGGCCTGACCCTCGGTTCGGGGATCTACGGCGCGACGTTCTTCATGCTCACCGGGTTCCACGGCGCCCACGTGACCATCGGCACGATCATCCTGTTCGTGATGCTGATGCGCATCATGAAGGGCCACTTCGACAACGAGCACCAGTTCGGCTTCGAAGCTGCGAGCTGGTACTGGCACTTCGTCGATGTGGTGTGGATCGGCTTGTTCATCTTCGTTTACGTGCTCTGA
- a CDS encoding SCO family protein → MTRTQKTVFILVAVIALILGLTVNKVLSGKGQGDPTALIDAGIILLPQSRNLPDVTMTNQDGQPVTINELKGKWSLLFFGYTFCPDICPTTLAQLRQIKSELPKDAVDKLQIVLVSVDPNRDNPAQLKQYLGYFDPQFIGLTPKSIEELQKVANAVSIPFIPADTSKPNYTVDHSGNLAVIGPDGTQRGFIRAPLNNAKLVAQLPVMLNRK, encoded by the coding sequence ATGACTCGAACCCAGAAAACCGTCTTCATCCTCGTCGCCGTGATCGCGCTGATCCTCGGCCTGACCGTCAACAAAGTGCTGAGCGGCAAGGGCCAGGGCGACCCGACCGCACTGATCGACGCCGGCATCATCCTGCTGCCGCAGAGTCGCAACCTGCCGGACGTGACGATGACCAATCAGGACGGCCAACCGGTTACGATCAACGAGCTCAAGGGCAAGTGGAGCCTGCTGTTCTTCGGCTACACCTTCTGCCCGGACATCTGCCCGACCACCCTCGCCCAACTGCGCCAGATCAAGAGCGAGCTGCCGAAGGATGCTGTGGACAAGTTGCAGATCGTGCTGGTCAGCGTCGACCCGAACCGCGACAACCCTGCGCAGTTGAAGCAGTACCTGGGCTACTTCGATCCACAGTTCATCGGCCTGACGCCGAAATCGATCGAGGAGCTGCAGAAGGTGGCGAACGCAGTGAGCATTCCGTTCATTCCGGCGGACACCAGCAAGCCGAATTACACGGTGGATCACAGTGGGAACCTGGCGGTGATCGGGCCTGATGGTACGCAGCGTGGGTTTATTCGGGCGCCGTTGAATAATGCCAAGCTGGTGGCGCAGTTGCCGGTGATGCTGAACCGCAAGTAA